ATCTGCTGAAGAATCGACATGGACCTCAGCTGGTTTAACAAGTGCAACTGTGGAAGCTACGTTTTCAACATCGGGAGTGACCATGACACCCGAATCAACCAAAGACACAATGGAAACAACTACAGCTATGTCCTCAAGTGTAACAGAATCTTCAACCAGTACCTTGCCGGAAACAAGTCCCTCACAACCTTCTACGATTACCAGTGAGCCTGCCACTACAAATGAACTAACTTCAGCAGTGACGGACGGGCAAATATCTTCCACTACCGTTGGACTCTCATCTACCCAGGGATCTGAAAGTACAACTGCAGAGCCAACTGACTCCACAACTGCAGCGGGAACGACCCTTGAagatcacacaacaacgttagaaatgtcaacaattccagctgaaacaacgaccattgttacacaagaaccatctgctagcccagagactgtgacaagcccatctcccacaatcacttctggtcacacaacagtgccctctgacgttacaagtgagtctgtaactagcactgctggtacctcaacatcaagtgaggcatcaacaacaacttctgaagcaaacacatctgctgaagaatcgacagcgacctcagctggtttaacaagtgcaactgtggaagctacgttttcaacatcgggagtgaccatgacacccgaatcaaccaaagacacaatggaaacaactacagctatgtcctcaagtgtaacagaatcttcaaccagtaccttgccggaaacaagtccctcacaaccttctacgattaccagtgagcctgccactacaaatgaactaacttcagcagtgacggacgggcaaatatcttccactaccgttggactctcatctacccagggatctgaaagtacaactgcagagccaactgactccacaactgcagcgggaacgacccttgaagatcacacaacaacgttagaaatgtcaacaattccagctgaaacaacgaccattgttacacaagaaccatctgctagcccagagactgtgacaagcccatctcccacaatcacttctggtcacacaacagtgccctctgacgttacaagtgagtctgtaactagcactgctggtacctcaacatcaagtgaggcatcaacaacaacttctgaagcaaacacatctgctgaagaatcgacagcgacctcagctggtttaacaagtgcaactgtggaagctacgttttcaacatcgggagtgaccatgacacccgaatcaaccaaagacacaatggaaacaactacagctatgtcctcaagtgtaacagaatcttcaaccagtaccttgccggaaacaagtccctcacaaccttctacgattaccagtgagcctgccactacaaatgaactaacttcagcagtgacggacgggcaaatatcttccactaccgttggactctcatctacccagggatctgaaagtacaactgcagagccaactgactccacaactgcagcgggaacgacccttgaagatcacacaacaacgttagaaatgtcaacaattccagctgaaacaacgaccattgttacacaagaaccatctgctagcccagagactgtgacaagcccatctcccacaatcacttctggtcacacaacagtgccctctgacgttacaagtgagtctctaactagcactgctggtacctcaacatcaagtgaggcatcaacaacaacttctgaagcaaacacatctgctgaagaatcgacagcgacctcagctggtttaacaagtgcaactgtggaagctacgttttcaacatcgggagtgaccatgacacccgaatcaaccaaagacacaatggaaacaactacagctatgtcctcaagtgtaacagaatcttcaaccagtaccttgccggaaacaagtccctcacaaccttctacgattaccagtgagcctgccactacaaatgaactaacttcagcagtgacggacgggcaaatatcttccactaccgttggactctcatctacccagggatctgaaagtacaactgcagagccaactgactccacaactgcagcgggaacgacccttgaagatcacacaacaacgttagaaATGTCAACAATTCCAGCTGAAACAACGACCATTGTTACACAAGAACCATCTGCTAGCCCAGAGACTGTGACAAGCCCATCTCCCACAATCACTTCTGGTCACACAACTGTGCCCTCTGACGTTACAAGTGAGTCTCTAACTAGCACTGCTGGTACCTCAACATCAAGTGAGGCATCAACAACAACTTCTGAAGCAAACACATCTGCTGAAGAATCGACAGCGACCTCAGCTGGTTTAACAAGTGCAACTGTGGAAGCTACGTTTTCAACATTGGGAGTGACCATGACACCCGAATCAACCAAAGACACAATGGAAACAACTACAGCTATGTCCTCAAGTGTAACAGAATCTTCAACCAGTACCTTGCCGGAAACAAGTCCCTCACAACCTTCTACGATTACCAGTGAGCCTGCCACTACAAATGAACTAACTTCAGCAGTGACGGACGGGCAAATATCTTCCACTACCGTTGGACTCTCATCTACCCAGGGATCTGAAAGTACAACTGCAGAGCCAACTGACTCCACAACTGCAGCGGGAACGACCCTTGAagatcacacaacaacgttagaaatgtcaacaattccagctgaaacaacgaccattgttacacaagaaccatctgctagcccagagactgtgacaagcccatctcccacaatcacttctggtcacacaacagtgccctctgacgttacaagtgagtctctaactagcactgctggtacctcaacatcaagtgaggcatcaacaacaacttctgaagcaaacacatctgctgaagaatcgacagcgacctcagctggtttaacaagtgcaactgtggaagctacgttttcaacatcgggagtgaccatgacacccgaatcaaccaaagacacaatggaaacaactacagctatgtcctcaagtgtaacagaatcttcaaccagtaccttgccggaaacaagtccctcacaaccttctacgattaccagtgagcctgccactacaaatgaactaacttcagcagtgacggacgggcaaatatcttccactaccgttggactctcatctacccagggatctgaaagtacaactgcagagccaactgactccacaactgcagcgggaacgacccttgaagatcacacaacaacgttagaaatgtcaacaattccagctgaaacaacgaccattgttacacaagaaccatctgctagcccagagactgtgacaagcccatctcccacaatcacttctggtcacacaacagtgccctctgacgttacaagtgagtctgtaactagcactgctggtacctcaacatcaagtgaggcatcaacaacaacttctgaagcaaacacatctgctgaagaatcgacagcgacctcagctggtttaacaagtgcaactgtggaagctacgttttcaacatcgggagtgaccatgacacccgaatcaaccaaagacacaatggaaacaactacagctatgtcctcaagtgtaacagaatcttcaaccagtaccttgccggaaacaagtccctcacaaccttctacgattaccagtgagcctgccactacaaatgaactaacttcagcagtgacggacgggcaaatatcttccactaccgttggactctcatctacccagggatctgaaagtacaactgcagagccaactgactccacaactgcagcgggaacgacccttgaagatcacacaacaacgttagaaATGTCAACAATTCCAGCTGAAACAACGACCATTGTTACACAAGAACCATCAGCTAGCCCAGAGACTGTGACAAGCCCATCTCCCACAATAACTTCTGGTCACACAACAGTGCCCTCTGACGTTACAAGTGAGTCTGTAACTAGCACTGCTGGTACCTCAACATCAAGTGAGGCATCAACAACAACTTCTGAAGCAAACACATCTGCTGAAGAATCGACAGCGACCTCAGCTGGTTTAACAAGTGCAACTGTGGAAGCTACGTTTTCAACATCGGGAGTGACCATGACACCCGAATCAACCAAAGACACAATGGAAACAACTACAGCTATGTCCTCAAGTGTAACAGAATCTTCAACCAGTACCTTGCCGGAAACAAGTCCCTCACAACCTTCTACGATTACCAGTGAGCCTGCCACTACAAATGAACTAACTTCAGCAGTGACGGACGGGCAAATATCTTCCACTACCGTTGGACTCTCATCTACTCAGGGATCTGAAAGTACAACTGCAGAGCCAACTGACTCCACAACTGCAGCGGGAACGACCCTTGAagatcacacaacaacgttagaaATGTCAACAATTCCAGCTGAAACAACGACCATTGTTACACAAGAACCATCAACTAGCCCAGAGACTGTGACAAGCCCATCTCCCACAATAACTTCTGGTCACACAACAGTGCCCTCTGACGTTACAAGTGAGTCTGTAACTAGCACTGCTGGTACCTCAACATCAAGTGAGGCATCAACAACAACTTCTGAAGCAAACACATCTGCTGAAGAATCGACAGCGACCTCAGCTGGTTTAACAAGTGCAACTGTGGAAGCTACGTTTTCAACATCGGGAGTGACCATGACACCCGAATCAACCAAAGACACAATTGAAACAACTACAGCTATGTCCTCAAGTGTAACAGAATCTTCAACCAGTACCTTGCCGGAAACAAGTCCCTCACAACCTTCTACGATTACCAGTGAGCCTGCCACTACAAATGAACTAACTTCAGCAGTGACGGACGGGCAAATATCTTCCACTACCGTTGGACTCTCATCTACCCAGGGATCTGAAAGTACAACTGCAGAGCCAACTGACTCCACAACTGCAGCGGGAACGACCCTTGAagatcacacaacaacgttagaaATGTCAACAATTCCAGCTGAAACAACGACCATTGTTACACAAGAACCATCAGCTAGCCCAGAGACTGTGACAAGCCCATCTCCCACAATCACTTCTGGTCACACAACTGTGCCCTCTGACGTTACAAGTGAGTCTCTAACTAGCACTGCTGGTACCTCAACATCAAGTGAGGCATCAACAACAATCTGAAGCAAACACATCTGCTGAAGAATCGACAGCGACCTCAGCTGGTTTAACAAGTGCAACTTTGGAAGCTACAATTTCAACATCGGGAGTGACCATGACACCCGAATCAACCAAAGACACAATGGAAACAACTACAGCTATGTCCTCAAGTGTAACAGAATCTTCAACCAGTACCTTGCCGGAAACAAGTCCCTCACAACCTTCTACGATTACCAGTGAGCCTGCCACTACAAATGAACTAACTTCAGCAGTGACGGACGGGCAAATATCTTCCACTACCGTTGGACTCTCATCTACCCAGGGATCTGAAAGTACAACTGCAGAGCCAACTGACTCCACAACTGCAGCGGGAACGACCCTTGAagatcacacaacaacgttagaaATTACAACAATTCCAGCTGAAACAACTACCATTGTTACACAAGAATCATCAGCTAGCCCAGAGACTGTGACAAGCCCATCTCCCACAATCACTTCCGGTCACACAACAGTGCCCTCTGACGTTACAAGTGAGTCTGTAACTAGCTCTGCTGGTACCTCAACATCAAGTGAGGCATCAACAACAACTTCTGAAGCAAACACATCTGCTGAAGAATCGACAGCGACCTCAGCTGGTTTAACAAGTGCAACTGTGGAAGCTACGTTTTCAACATCGGGAGTGACCATGACACCAGAATCAACCAAAGACACAATGGAAACAACTACAGCTATGTCCTCAAGTGTAACAGAATCTTCAACCAGTACCTTGCCGGAAACAAGTCCCTCACAACCTTCTACGATTACCAGTGAGCCTGCCACTACAAATGAACTAACTTCAGCAGTGACGGACGGGCAAATATCTTCCACTACCGTTGGACTCTCATCTACCCAGGGATCTGAAAGTACAACTGCAGAGCCAACTGACTCCACAACTGCAGCGGGAACGACCCTTGAagatcacacaacaacgttagaaATGTCAACAATTCCAGCTGAAACAACGACCATTGTTACACAAGAACCATCAGCTAGCCCAGAGACTGTGACAAGCCCATCTCCCACAATCACTTCTGGTCACACAACAGTGCCCTCTGACGTTACAAGTGAGTCTGTAACTAGCACTGCTGGTACCTCAACATCAAGTGAGGCATCAACAACAACTTCTGAAGCAAACACATCTGCTGAAGAATCGACAGCGACCTCAGCTGGTTTAACAAGTGCAACTGTGGAAGCTACGTTTTCAACATCGGGAGTGACCATGACACCAGAATCAACCAAAGACACAATGGAAACAACTACAGCTATGTCCTCAAGTGTAACAGAATCTTCAACCAGTACCTTGCCGGAAACAAGTCCCTCACAACCTTCTACGATTACCAGTGAGCCTGCCACTACAAATGAACTAACTTCAGCAGTCACGGACGGGCAAATATCTTCCACTACCGTTGGACTCTCATCTACCCAGGGAACTGAAAGTACAACTACAGAGCCAACTGACTCCACAACTGCAGCGGGAACGACCCTTGAagatcacacaacaacgttagaaATGTCAACAATTCCAGCTGAAACAACTACCATTGTTACACAAGAACCATCAGCTAGCTCAGAGACTGTGACAAGCCCATCTCCCACAATCACTTCTGGTCACACAACAGTGCCCTCTGACGTTACAAGTGAGTCTCTAACTAGCACTGCTGGTACCTCAACATCAAGTGAGGCATCAACAACAACTTCTGAAGCAAACACATCTGCTGAAGAATCGACAGCGACCTCAGCTGGTTTAACAAGTGCAACTGTGGAAGCTACGTTTTCAACATCGGGAGTGACCATGACACCAGAATCAACCAAAGACACAATGGAAACAACTACAGCTATGTCCTCAAGTGTAACAGAAACTTCAACCAGTACCTCGCCGGAAACAAGTCCCTCACAACCTTCTACGATTACCAGTGAGCCTGCCACTACAAATGAACTAACTTCAGCAGTCACGGACGGGCAAATATCTTCCACTACCGTTGGACTCTCATCTACCCAGGGATCTGAAAGTACAACTGCAGAGCCAACTGACTCCACAACTGCAGCGGGAACGACCCTTGAagatcacacaacaacgttagaaATGTCAACAATTCCAGCTGAAACAATTACCATTATTACAGAAGGTCCATCAGCTAGCCCAACGATAGAAGCAATAACCACAACACAGTCTCCAACTCCCACATCTACCGCACCCTTTCTAACTACTCAAACTACATTACCTTTCACAACcacacccaacacaccttcaACTACATCAACTACCCCACCTACCACACCTTCTACAACCACCCTAATTACATCAACTACCGCACCTACCACACCTCCAACTACATTAACTGCATCAACTACACCTACCACACCTTCTCCAACAACCCTAACTACATCAACTACACATTCTACTACACCTATCCCACCTGCCCCTTCTACTACACCTATCCCAACTACCCCTTCTACTACCCCTTCTACTACACCTAACCTAACTACAACATCTACCCCAACTACCCCTTATACTACACCAATCCCAACTACCCCTTCTAATACACCTACCCATTCTACTACACCTACCCCAACTATCCCTTCTACTACACCTACTTCAACTACCCCAACTAACCCTTCTACTGCATCCAGTCCAACTTCTACAACTGCATCTGCTTCATTGACGTCAACTTCACTCTCAACAACTGAACCTCCGATAATTGTGACTGTGGGTGAGTgatcacatgacctgaccaggaaatacTCTGTGATACTACTAGGGCTTGGAGTTTTTTTGTCAGTAAAAAACTGCCAGTCCTATGGAATATACTGTCCTGGTTTATCTAACTACTACTGGTCCATAAATGGTCTAATTGTTGTTCCTTATCATCCTATTCATGTCAATGAACTACAGACACTATTGAAGTATCAACAGATGTCACTGTTAGactcaacaaaacatttaaagAAGAATACAGTCACCCGTCAACACAGGAATACCAAGATTTTACAAAAAATTTCACCAACGATGTAAGTGCCTAATTTACATAAACTCTTTTTTAATGATACATGTATAATCTTAATGAGTTCATTAATAGTAACTAACTGAGCTATAACAACTTATGTTTTCCAGATGACCTTACTGTACAACCGCACTATTAACAATTTTATCGGCATAGAAATAATAGGACTCAGGTATGTGAACATTTGAGGAAACGTCGCAACAAAGAGGCAGTATGCATGTACATTAAACACTTACTTTAAAAGGTTAGTTGAACCTCTTTTTAGAACGTCTATTTAAAATGTGGAACCTTTTTTTGGAATCTTTTCGCTCTCTATCAGGAATGGCAGTGTCGTGGTGGAGCATGTGGTTCTACTGCGCATAGAGAATGGGAAGAACCTAAGTAATGAGATTGCTGAGTCAGAAAAACAAATCAAGGACATTCTCAACAAGGCCAAAAACTGCACCACAGGTCAGTAACtgactacaaatcaaatcaaatccaaatccaatcaaatgtatttatatagccctttttacttcagctgatatctcaaagtgctgtacagaaacccagcctaaaactcaaAACAGCAAgcatgcaggtgtagaagcagggtGGCTTGGAAAAAGccaccctagaaaggccaaaacctaggaagaaacctagagaggaaccagcctatgaggggtggccagtcctcttctggctgtgccgggtggagattataacagaacatggccaaaatgttcaaatgttcataaatgatcagcatggtcaaataataataatcacagtagttgttgagggtgcaacaagtcagcatcTCAGGAGTAAGTGTCAGCTGGCTTTTcgtagccgatcattgagagtatctctaccgctcctgctgtctctagagagttgaaaacagcaggtctgggacaggtagcatgtccggtgaacaggtcagggttccatagccgcaggcagaacagttgaaactggagcagcagcagggccgggtggactggggacaggaaggagtcatcatgccaggtagccctgaggcatggtctgagggctcaggtcctcctccgccgagagagaaagaaagaaagaaagaaagaaagaaagaaagaaagaaagaaaaaatttgagagagcatacttaaattcacacaggacaccggataagacaggagaagtactccagatataacagactgaccctagccccccgacacataaactactgcagcataaatactggaggctgagacaggagaggtcaggagacactgtggccccatcctatgatacccccggacagggccaaacaggcaggatataaccccacccactttgccaaagcacagccccacaccactagaaggttatcttcaaccaccaacataccatcctgagacaaggcagagtatagctaGTCAGACTACAGACACTTACGATATTAGAAACCGGTTAAGTAGGCCAGagcgaaacactctgaatttttGAATGGACAATCTGTCAATGTTCTGAATTCCCGAACACCCcgagagcgcactctggcactccagatttgAATTAACGATCACACCCAACATTGTTAAAATCACATATTAGACCTGGGTTAGCTGACCAATGTGTATGAAATTAAAGAAAAGTAAGAAAAATTACCACTTGTAAACTTTACATTGACAAAAAAATTCTACTGCGTTATTAAAAGATGGTGTTATTGACAAAACACGTGTCAAATCATTTGTTTTGTATAACAAACCTTTCTGTTGCATTCACAGGCCAAGTAGGCTGTATTGGGGTGGACATAATTGGAGATGTCATTGTAAAAAATTCCACATTTGACAAAGAATGTAAGTACACTAAAGCCTATATTTGTGAGTCCACACCAGGGTATCTATGGATATCCTTTCAACACATTTTAGTGAATGAGGTTATACTGTAAAGCTGTTCCTACCAGGGTTGGGGTCGGTTACTGTAATTCAGAACACCAAGAGTGTCCAAAACTGTCACCAAGGCAAAAGGTGGCGACTTTCAAGAATttaaaatataacatattttgaattgtttaacacttttggtttctacattattccaaatgtgttatttcatagttttgatgtcgtcactattattcaacaatgtagaaaatagtacaaataaagaaagacccttgaatgagtaggtttgtccaaaccttTGAAAAATTCCAATTCATCTCCTGCATTGACTTTTAACATAACATACTTTTGAACTTTGAACTTCATATTATTTTTAACTTACCATCGTCTTTGTGTAGCGGTATGCGACACGGCCAATCTAGATAAGGACTTGAGGATATACTACCATGCAGCACAAATAGATGGGCGactggtctgtgtctctccctgtgcccccGGACACAACAGGGAAAAGAACTGCAACACCGGCACCTGTAGTATGTCAAGGGACGGTCCGGTCTGCAGGTAAGAGTATTACCTCTTATGACTTCTTAAAACATAACATAGCATAACATACAACATATAGACAACATACAACATATAGACAACATACAACATATAGACAACATACAACATATAGACAACATACAACATATAGACAACATACAACATATAGCCAAGATATAACATATAGCATAACATACAACATATAGACAACATAAAACATATTGCCAACATTCAACATATAGACAACATACAACATATAGACAACATACAACATATAGACAACATATAGACAACATACAACATATAGACAACATACAACATATAGACAACATACAACATATAGACAACATACAACATATAGACCACATACAACATATAGACAACATACAACATATAGACAACATACAACATATAGCCAAGATATAACATATAGCATAACATACAACATATAGACAACATACAACATATTGCCAACATTCAACATATAGACAACATACAACATAtagacaacatacaacatacagacaacatacaacatatagacaacatacaacatatagacaacatacaacatatagacaacatacaacatatagacaacatacaacatacaacatatagACAACATACAACATATAGACCACATACAACATATAGACAACATACAACATATTGACAACATACAACATATAGACAACATACAACATATAGACAACATACAACATATAGACAACATACAACATAtagacaacatacaacatacaacatatagACAACATGTAACATATAGCCAACATATAACATATAGCCAACATACAACATATAGCCAACATACAACATATAGCCAACATACAACATATAGCCAACATACAACATATAGCCAACATACAACATATAGCCAACACACAAATAGCCAACATACAACATATAGCCAACATATAACATATAGCCAACATACAACATATACAACTAAATATAGCCAACATACTAAATATAGCCAACATAACATATAGCCAATATACTAAATATAGCCAACATACTACATATACAACATATAGCCAACATACAACACATACAACATATAGCCAACATAC
This DNA window, taken from Oncorhynchus tshawytscha isolate Ot180627B linkage group LG10, Otsh_v2.0, whole genome shotgun sequence, encodes the following:
- the LOC112259745 gene encoding flocculation protein FLO11-like, with the protein product MSTIPAETTTIVTQEPSASPETVTSPSPTITSGHTTVPSDVTSESVTSTAGTSTSSEASTTTSEANTSAEESTATSAGLTSATVEATFSTSGVTMTPESTKDTMETTTAMSSSVTESSTSTLPETSPSQPSTITSEPATTNELTSAVTDGQISSTTVGLSSTQGSESTTAEPTDSTTAAGTTLEDHTTTLEMSTIPAETTTIVTQEPSTSPETVTSPSPTITSGHTTVPSDVTSESVTSTAGTSTSSEASTTTSEANTSAEESTATSAGLTSATVEATFSTSGVTMTPESTKDTIETTTAMSSSVTESSTSTLPETSPSQPSTITSEPATTNELTSAVTDGQISSTTVGLSSTQGSESTTAEPTDSTTAAGTTLEDHTTTLEMSTIPAETTTIVTQEPSASPETVTSPSPTITSGHTTVPSDVTSESLTSTAGTSTSSEASTTI